A stretch of Acidimicrobiales bacterium DNA encodes these proteins:
- a CDS encoding uracil-DNA glycosylase family protein, whose translation MTSLSHLLEEVRACRVCEASLEAGPRPIVQVGSHASVVIIGQAPGRRVHESGVPWDDPSGVRLRGWLGLSEDEFYDPDRVALIPMGFCYPGKGRSGDLPPRPECAPLWHERLLAHLPEDRLQVIIGQYAQARYLPDRSASLTETVRRWEAFLPDRVVMPHPSPRNVRWLGANPWFEAETVPAIRARVKEVLAPHAT comes from the coding sequence GTGACGAGCCTCTCCCACCTCCTCGAGGAGGTGCGGGCGTGTCGCGTCTGCGAGGCATCGCTCGAAGCGGGCCCCCGCCCGATCGTGCAGGTGGGGTCGCACGCGTCGGTCGTGATCATCGGACAGGCGCCGGGCCGCCGCGTCCACGAGTCGGGGGTGCCGTGGGACGACCCCAGCGGCGTCCGGCTGCGGGGCTGGCTCGGGCTGAGCGAGGACGAGTTCTACGATCCGGACCGCGTGGCGCTGATCCCGATGGGGTTCTGCTACCCGGGAAAGGGCCGGTCCGGCGACCTGCCACCCCGCCCGGAATGTGCGCCGCTGTGGCACGAGCGACTGCTGGCCCATCTCCCCGAGGACCGACTGCAGGTGATCATCGGGCAGTACGCCCAGGCCCGCTACCTGCCGGATCGATCGGCGTCGTTGACCGAGACCGTGCGCCGGTGGGAGGCGTTCCTGCCGGACCGGGTGGTGATGCCCCATCCATCGCCGCGCAACGTGCGCTGGCTGGGGGCGAATCCGTGGTTCGAGGCGGAGACGGTGCCCGCGATCCGCGCCCGCGTGAAAGAAGTGCTTGCACCTCACGCGACGTGA
- a CDS encoding pirin family protein — protein sequence MTSPIRQTFPLGPQWPTIDPFLFVAHHHDMYPRGDGSLGPEASLAGRSIGHDFSGTDGWSMYHGSDVPGFPQHPHRGFETITYVRQGYVDHADSLGATARFGEGDTQWMTAGAGVQHAEMFPLVRTDEPNPLELFQIWLNLPAADKMVDPYFTMLWSDRTPRVIEKDVARRRTEITVIAGRRSDAEPPAPPPDSWAAKAEADVAIWHLHMEPDARWTLPAAPGSRTQRVLYAFEGSTVTIAGTRLDAGTGAHVDASVELEIVAGEGGIDMMLLQGRPLDEPVARYGPFVMTTDDEIQDAYRDYQATQFGGWPWPSPAPNHGADAGRFAIHADGRREDIDATDG from the coding sequence ATGACTTCACCGATCCGGCAGACCTTTCCGCTGGGTCCCCAGTGGCCGACGATCGATCCGTTCCTGTTCGTCGCCCATCATCACGACATGTATCCTCGGGGCGACGGCTCGCTCGGCCCGGAGGCCTCGCTGGCCGGTCGTTCGATCGGTCACGACTTCTCCGGCACGGACGGATGGAGCATGTACCACGGGTCCGACGTGCCGGGCTTCCCGCAACATCCTCACCGTGGCTTCGAGACGATCACCTACGTGCGTCAGGGCTACGTCGACCATGCGGACTCGCTCGGGGCGACCGCCCGCTTCGGTGAGGGCGACACCCAGTGGATGACCGCGGGCGCCGGCGTGCAACACGCCGAGATGTTCCCCCTCGTGCGCACCGACGAGCCCAACCCACTCGAGCTCTTCCAGATCTGGCTGAACCTCCCCGCGGCCGACAAGATGGTCGATCCGTATTTCACGATGCTGTGGAGCGATCGCACGCCCCGGGTGATCGAGAAGGACGTTGCCAGGAGGCGCACGGAGATCACGGTGATCGCCGGCCGCCGGTCGGACGCCGAGCCGCCGGCCCCGCCTCCCGACTCGTGGGCGGCGAAGGCCGAAGCGGACGTGGCGATCTGGCACCTCCACATGGAGCCGGATGCCCGGTGGACGCTGCCGGCGGCACCGGGCTCGCGCACCCAACGGGTGCTCTACGCGTTCGAGGGATCGACGGTCACGATCGCCGGCACGCGGCTCGACGCCGGCACGGGCGCTCACGTCGACGCGTCCGTCGAACTCGAGATCGTCGCCGGTGAGGGCGGGATCGACATGATGTTGTTGCAGGGGCGGCCACTCGACGAGCCCGTGGCCCGCTACGGGCCGTTCGTGATGACCACGGACGACGAGATCCAGGACGCCTACCGCGACTACCAGGCAACCCAGTTCGGCGGCTGGCCCTGGCCGTCGCCGGCGCCGAACCATGGTGCCGATGCCGGGCGCTTCGCGATCCACGCCGACGGTCGTCGCGAGGACATCGACGCCACGGACGGGTGA
- a CDS encoding TauD/TfdA family dioxygenase produces the protein MTSETIIVREPLTGPAAWRGAELSRDDYVYELTDAELAGIDRLRTMLGPTVDSLGAIAPESTPTPEFADAIAVWLDRLENGVGFVVIRGLDLEGWTPREAGLVYYALGRQLGVPVKQNDRGHLLGHVRDTGKDIFTDPSARGYQVRIALPFHTDTSTDLLALLCYRTAKEGGDSALAPLQTIYNEVLHRRPDLIDTFYEPFRFDCRDDEHPDGGPFYTRVLASVGRDGRLSLRHNSGYARSAAHRFEDCPELTPRQDELLSLVDQLASDPEIHVRFRLTEGDIVLVNNYVVAHSRTAFEDHDDEDRKRHLMRLWLVLHEGRPLAPEFDNRAGLMTTADIHEDGLAPA, from the coding sequence ATGACGAGCGAGACCATCATCGTCCGCGAGCCGTTGACCGGCCCGGCCGCTTGGCGCGGCGCCGAGCTGTCGCGCGACGACTACGTCTACGAACTGACCGACGCCGAACTCGCCGGGATCGACCGGCTGCGCACCATGCTCGGCCCGACGGTCGACAGCCTGGGCGCGATCGCACCGGAGTCCACTCCCACGCCCGAGTTCGCGGATGCCATCGCCGTGTGGCTCGATCGCTTGGAGAACGGCGTGGGGTTCGTCGTCATCCGCGGACTCGACCTCGAAGGCTGGACCCCACGCGAGGCCGGTCTCGTCTACTACGCGCTCGGACGTCAGCTGGGCGTGCCGGTGAAGCAGAACGACCGCGGTCATCTCCTCGGCCATGTCCGCGACACCGGAAAGGACATCTTCACCGACCCGAGCGCTCGGGGCTACCAGGTCCGCATCGCGCTGCCGTTCCACACCGACACATCGACCGACCTCCTCGCCCTGCTCTGCTACCGGACGGCGAAGGAAGGCGGCGACAGCGCACTCGCGCCACTGCAGACGATCTACAACGAGGTCCTCCATCGGCGACCGGACCTGATCGACACCTTCTATGAGCCCTTCCGCTTCGACTGCCGTGACGACGAGCACCCGGACGGCGGGCCGTTCTACACCCGCGTCCTGGCCTCGGTCGGCCGCGACGGCCGCCTGTCGCTGCGTCACAACTCGGGCTACGCCCGTAGCGCCGCCCACCGATTCGAGGACTGTCCCGAGCTCACACCGCGACAGGACGAACTGCTGAGCCTCGTCGATCAACTCGCGTCCGACCCCGAGATCCACGTCCGCTTCCGCCTGACGGAAGGCGACATCGTGCTCGTCAACAACTATGTCGTCGCCCATTCCCGCACCGCGTTCGAGGACCACGACGACGAGGATCGAAAGCGGCACCTCATGCGACTGTGGTTGGTGCTCCACGAGGGACGGCCACTGGCGCCCGAGTTCGACAACCGGGCCGGATTGATGACGACGGCCGACATCCACGAGGACGGACTCGCTCCCGCCTGA
- a CDS encoding serine hydrolase translates to MRRLLALLAVLTLIAAACGDDGGDGNDASPADDGAAADDGTEAEPEPEPEPDPDPDADPEPEPEPEPEPSARDFSAISPIVESFLAENDLNGAGLIVVERDEGIIHEDYWGEFSEDRVSLIMSTSKMVSAGVLMHLDDEGALDVDAPIADLAPWAADHPDITAAQLVSNSSGLVGLAGALDGGADFLCQYNFATTLQACAETLLTTTIDDEDTVPPDTEFRYGGGQWQVAGAVAELASGKSWNELVDEIYVEPCGLENFGYTSPWVPLGASFEYPDWDGDLSLLPPTDNPNMEGGVYTTARDYAELLLMHLRDGMCGDTQVLSPDALAQMHENRTGRVYDSPVGYGMGWWTDAAAGRITDPGAYGAVSWLQLDDGFGAYMVIEDSSVVGNQLAGLLYGPVEEAVLG, encoded by the coding sequence ATGCGTCGTCTGCTCGCCCTTCTCGCCGTCCTCACCCTGATCGCTGCCGCCTGCGGCGACGACGGCGGGGATGGCAACGACGCATCACCGGCCGACGACGGTGCCGCCGCCGACGACGGCACGGAAGCCGAACCGGAACCCGAACCCGAGCCGGACCCCGACCCCGACGCCGACCCCGAACCGGAACCCGAACCGGAGCCGGAACCGTCGGCGCGGGACTTCTCGGCGATCTCGCCGATCGTCGAGTCGTTCCTTGCCGAGAACGATCTGAACGGGGCCGGCCTCATCGTCGTCGAGCGTGACGAGGGCATCATCCACGAGGACTACTGGGGCGAGTTCAGCGAGGACCGCGTGTCGCTGATCATGTCGACGTCGAAGATGGTGAGCGCCGGCGTCCTCATGCACCTCGACGACGAGGGCGCCCTCGACGTGGACGCCCCGATCGCGGACCTGGCCCCGTGGGCCGCCGATCACCCCGACATCACGGCCGCCCAGCTCGTGTCGAACAGCTCGGGGCTCGTCGGACTCGCCGGTGCGTTGGACGGAGGTGCGGACTTCCTCTGTCAGTACAACTTCGCCACCACACTCCAGGCGTGCGCGGAGACGCTGCTGACCACCACCATCGACGATGAGGACACCGTCCCGCCCGACACGGAGTTCCGCTACGGCGGCGGACAATGGCAGGTGGCCGGCGCGGTCGCCGAGCTCGCGTCCGGCAAGTCGTGGAACGAGCTGGTCGACGAGATCTATGTCGAGCCCTGTGGCCTCGAGAACTTCGGCTACACGAGCCCGTGGGTGCCCCTGGGGGCGTCGTTCGAGTACCCCGACTGGGACGGCGACCTCTCGCTGCTCCCGCCGACGGACAATCCGAACATGGAGGGCGGCGTCTACACGACCGCCCGCGACTACGCCGAGCTGCTGTTGATGCACCTGCGCGACGGCATGTGCGGCGACACCCAGGTGCTCTCGCCGGACGCGCTCGCGCAGATGCACGAGAACCGCACCGGACGCGTCTACGACTCGCCCGTCGGCTACGGGATGGGTTGGTGGACCGACGCGGCGGCGGGCCGGATCACCGACCCGGGCGCGTACGGCGCCGTGAGCTGGCTACAGCTCGACGACGGGTTCGGCGCCTACATGGTGATCGAGGACTCCTCGGTGGTCGGCAACCAGCTGGCCGGGCTGCTCTACGGCCCGGTCGAGGAGGCCGTGCTCGGTTGA
- a CDS encoding class I SAM-dependent methyltransferase, with product MDETPTDHFGADIAAGYDAAIARRFHEDDLGPTVDFLADLAAGRPALELGIGTGRVALPLAGRGVRVAGIDLSPAMVDKLREKPGGAEIDVEIGDFATTTVDGPFGLVFLVFSTISNLTTQDAQVACFRNAAAHLESGGHFVIEVGVPDLRRLPPGERARCSTTAAATPGSTSMWTSPTRSSSPTTMSRPTTVSSSSTRPSATSSRPNST from the coding sequence ATGGACGAGACGCCGACGGACCACTTCGGCGCGGACATCGCCGCCGGATACGACGCCGCGATCGCGCGTCGGTTCCACGAGGACGATCTGGGTCCGACCGTCGACTTCCTCGCCGACCTCGCCGCGGGCCGGCCGGCACTCGAGCTCGGCATCGGCACGGGACGCGTCGCGCTGCCGCTCGCCGGGCGCGGCGTCCGTGTCGCCGGCATCGACCTGTCGCCGGCCATGGTCGACAAGCTGCGGGAGAAGCCGGGCGGCGCCGAGATCGACGTCGAGATCGGTGACTTCGCCACGACCACCGTCGACGGTCCGTTCGGGTTGGTGTTCCTGGTGTTCAGCACGATCAGCAACCTGACGACGCAGGACGCTCAGGTCGCGTGCTTCCGCAATGCGGCCGCCCATCTCGAATCCGGCGGCCACTTCGTGATCGAGGTCGGCGTGCCCGACCTGCGCCGACTGCCGCCGGGGGAACGGGCGCGGTGTTCGACCACGGCGGCGGCCACACCGGGTTCGACGTCTATGTGGACATCCCCAACCAGATCCTCGAGTCCCACCACCATGTCGAGACCGACGACGGTGTCCTCGTCCAGCACGCGCCCTTCCGCTACGTCTTCCCGTCCGAACTCGACCTGA
- a CDS encoding 50S ribosomal protein L11 methyltransferase, producing MDAATAAASSLGVAVERVLEPDPGRCLLFARLDSGSDEAAAAALRAEGLSAVARPDGGAALRAWHAATEPVTIGDRLAVRLAWTEHPTPDTAATIELGPGGFGSGHHPTTRMLLELLVDRIDGGERVLDVGCGSGILALAAACLGADRVVGVDLKPEAVDATARNAAANGLAERVTAMVDMPVPSAGFDVVLANIAREGIVALADRLVGHTAAGGWLAVSGISPAQCDPVADFLRPLREVDRRENGDWAALVLA from the coding sequence TTGGACGCTGCGACCGCGGCGGCCTCGTCGCTCGGCGTCGCCGTCGAGCGCGTGCTCGAACCGGATCCCGGTCGCTGCCTGCTGTTCGCCCGGCTCGACTCGGGCAGTGACGAGGCTGCGGCAGCCGCGTTGCGGGCCGAGGGACTGAGCGCCGTCGCTCGACCGGACGGGGGCGCGGCGCTGCGGGCATGGCACGCGGCAACCGAGCCCGTGACCATCGGTGATCGACTCGCGGTGCGCTTGGCCTGGACCGAGCACCCGACGCCCGACACGGCCGCCACGATCGAACTCGGACCGGGTGGCTTCGGCAGCGGCCATCATCCGACGACGAGGATGCTGCTCGAGCTGCTGGTGGACCGCATCGACGGCGGCGAGCGCGTCCTCGATGTCGGATGCGGGAGCGGGATCCTCGCCCTGGCGGCCGCCTGCCTCGGCGCCGATCGCGTCGTCGGTGTCGATCTGAAGCCCGAGGCCGTCGACGCGACGGCGCGCAACGCCGCGGCCAACGGACTCGCCGAGCGGGTCACCGCGATGGTCGACATGCCGGTGCCGTCCGCCGGGTTCGACGTCGTCCTCGCCAACATCGCCCGCGAGGGCATCGTGGCGCTCGCCGACCGACTCGTCGGCCACACCGCGGCCGGTGGGTGGCTCGCCGTCAGCGGGATCTCGCCGGCCCAGTGCGACCCGGTGGCCGACTTCCTGCGTCCGCTCCGCGAGGTCGATCGGCGCGAAAACGGTGACTGGGCCGCGCTCGTGCTGGCTTAG
- a CDS encoding cytochrome P450 encodes MTETTETAGAPDTADFNPNIYTPEMEMADLGRDVPAAAELDIADINPANPHLYKEDRWSDHFARLRAEDPVHLNEISTAGRYWSITKYDDVRAVDGDWQTYSSARGINLGLKPSPEVDAMLQRVTSFIAMDPPTHTDQRKTVRSVSAPSNLKNVEPEIRERTIKVLDSLPEGETFDWVDTVSIELTTLMLATLFDFPLEDRRKLTRWSDIVFAVPEPGGVVETQQQKITELMECVAYFEGLWAERRKNPGFDLVSMLANGEATKDMPTMAHLGNLLLLIVGGNDTTRNTMSGSVYGLNQYPDQYDKLIADPGLVPRMVPEIIRWQTPLPYMRRTATRDTELGGKQILENDQVLMWYISANRDEDVFDNAEAIDLERPNADRHLSFGYGIHFCMGSRLAELQLRILWEEALQRFERIEVQEEPERTFSSFVHGYTKLPVTVKRR; translated from the coding sequence ATGACGGAAACGACCGAGACCGCCGGGGCGCCGGACACGGCCGACTTCAACCCGAACATCTACACACCCGAGATGGAGATGGCCGACCTCGGCCGAGACGTGCCCGCGGCCGCGGAGCTCGACATCGCGGACATCAACCCGGCGAACCCGCACCTCTACAAGGAGGACCGCTGGAGCGACCACTTCGCCCGTCTCCGGGCCGAGGATCCCGTTCACCTGAACGAGATCTCCACGGCCGGCCGCTACTGGTCGATCACCAAATACGACGACGTGCGCGCCGTCGACGGCGACTGGCAGACCTACTCGTCGGCGCGGGGAATCAACCTCGGCCTCAAGCCGAGCCCCGAAGTCGACGCGATGTTGCAGCGGGTGACCTCGTTCATCGCGATGGATCCGCCCACGCACACCGATCAGCGCAAGACGGTGCGCAGCGTGTCGGCGCCCAGCAACCTGAAGAACGTCGAGCCCGAGATCCGCGAGCGCACGATCAAGGTGCTCGACTCGCTGCCCGAGGGGGAGACCTTCGACTGGGTCGACACCGTGTCGATCGAGCTGACGACCCTCATGCTCGCGACGCTCTTCGACTTTCCGCTGGAGGATCGCCGCAAGCTCACCCGTTGGTCGGACATCGTCTTCGCCGTGCCCGAGCCCGGCGGCGTGGTCGAGACCCAGCAGCAGAAGATCACCGAGCTGATGGAATGTGTCGCCTACTTCGAAGGATTGTGGGCCGAGCGGCGCAAGAACCCCGGGTTCGACCTCGTGTCGATGCTCGCGAACGGCGAGGCCACCAAGGACATGCCCACGATGGCGCACCTCGGCAACCTCCTCCTGCTGATCGTCGGCGGCAACGACACCACCCGCAACACGATGTCGGGCAGCGTCTACGGCCTGAACCAGTACCCCGACCAGTACGACAAGCTGATCGCCGACCCGGGCCTCGTGCCCCGGATGGTGCCGGAGATCATCCGCTGGCAGACCCCGCTGCCCTACATGCGGCGCACGGCCACCCGCGACACCGAGCTGGGCGGCAAGCAGATCCTGGAGAACGACCAGGTCCTGATGTGGTACATCAGCGCCAATCGTGACGAGGACGTCTTCGACAACGCCGAGGCGATCGACCTCGAGCGGCCCAACGCCGACCGGCACCTGTCGTTCGGCTACGGCATCCACTTCTGCATGGGGAGCCGCCTCGCGGAGCTCCAACTCCGCATCCTCTGGGAGGAAGCGCTTCAGCGCTTCGAGCGGATCGAGGTGCAGGAGGAGCCGGAGCGCACGTTCTCCTCGTTCGTCCACGGCTACACCAAGCTGCCGGTCACGGTGAAGCGCCGCTGA
- a CDS encoding SDR family oxidoreductase, translating to MTWTKAIVTGASSGIGEAIARRLADDGTHVVLVARTKDRLDSLAGELGGTERATVHVADLGEPRDVAEVAQLIDTDPEIDLVVNNAGFGTTGPVAESELDGQLGQIDVNVRCLTQLSHAAAQAMAPRGRGAILNVSSVAGYSATPNSAVYAATKAFVTSFSQSLHSELKRSGVHVACIAPGFTRTEFQDRADYDASKLPDFLWQTADEVAEIALDAAAKNKALVVPGALNKMMVGSVKPLPSSVQRRIAAAFGS from the coding sequence ATGACCTGGACCAAGGCGATCGTCACCGGAGCATCGAGCGGGATCGGTGAGGCAATCGCCCGCCGGCTCGCCGACGACGGCACCCACGTCGTGCTCGTGGCTCGCACCAAGGACCGGCTCGACTCGCTCGCCGGCGAACTCGGCGGGACCGAGCGCGCGACGGTCCACGTCGCCGACCTCGGTGAGCCCCGCGATGTCGCGGAGGTGGCGCAGCTGATCGACACGGATCCCGAGATCGACCTGGTGGTGAACAACGCGGGCTTCGGCACCACGGGGCCCGTCGCCGAATCGGAACTCGACGGACAGCTCGGCCAGATCGACGTCAACGTCCGCTGCCTGACCCAGCTCAGCCACGCGGCCGCGCAGGCGATGGCCCCGAGAGGCCGCGGCGCGATCCTCAACGTGTCATCGGTGGCCGGCTACTCGGCGACGCCGAACTCGGCGGTCTACGCCGCGACGAAGGCGTTCGTCACCTCGTTCAGCCAGTCGCTGCACTCCGAGCTCAAGCGCAGCGGCGTCCACGTCGCGTGCATCGCGCCGGGGTTCACCCGCACGGAGTTCCAGGACCGGGCCGACTACGACGCGTCGAAGCTCCCGGACTTCCTGTGGCAGACCGCCGACGAGGTCGCGGAGATCGCGCTCGATGCCGCCGCGAAGAACAAGGCCCTCGTGGTGCCCGGCGCACTCAACAAGATGATGGTGGGCAGCGTGAAGCCGCTGCCGTCCTCCGTGCAGCGCCGCATCGCCGCCGCATTCGGCAGCTGA
- a CDS encoding nuclear transport factor 2 family protein — protein sequence MSASNRQIVERYWDAHFRRDWDAMATFYAADCHYTDVGLDPTGATGPEEIVLRLRLGIEPLSGYYHYPKHMVAEGDVVITEHMEQWQFESGEVIDHPFTSVMEVRNGLIVRWHDYSHLGNLLDQAPQWWLEHIAAGWR from the coding sequence ATGAGCGCAAGCAACCGCCAGATCGTCGAGCGATACTGGGATGCCCACTTCCGTCGCGACTGGGACGCAATGGCGACCTTCTACGCCGCCGACTGCCACTACACCGACGTCGGCCTCGACCCCACCGGGGCCACCGGACCCGAGGAGATCGTGCTGCGGCTTCGGCTCGGCATCGAACCCCTGTCGGGCTACTACCACTACCCGAAGCACATGGTCGCCGAGGGCGACGTGGTGATCACCGAACACATGGAGCAGTGGCAGTTCGAGAGCGGCGAGGTGATCGACCACCCGTTCACGTCCGTCATGGAGGTCCGCAACGGCCTGATCGTGCGCTGGCACGACTACTCCCACCTCGGCAACCTGCTCGATCAGGCGCCCCAGTGGTGGCTCGAACACATCGCCGCCGGGTGGCGCTGA
- a CDS encoding EthD domain-containing protein: MEKIVTVLWKSDGQGKQEHADALLGRSARLIELGARKLTICVEDDDVDGDSLRMNPAPPPKSAMVSYWVECSEDRGPIEAVLSGVAADLAAFLVVESRPIVNTDRLAPLGERTPGMVQVTGIVRKAGLDADEFLRIWHEEQRPCAIETQSTFQYVRNEIVRQLSGPPQPWAAIVEEAFPIEAMSDPYVFFDAVGDEERFQANIGRMVDTVARMLEMDQTDVTITSEYVFER, translated from the coding sequence ATGGAGAAGATCGTGACCGTGTTGTGGAAATCGGACGGACAGGGCAAACAGGAGCATGCCGACGCGTTGTTGGGCCGCTCCGCCCGGCTCATCGAACTCGGGGCGCGAAAGCTCACCATCTGTGTCGAGGACGATGATGTCGACGGTGATTCGTTGCGGATGAATCCGGCGCCGCCTCCGAAGTCGGCCATGGTGTCCTACTGGGTCGAGTGCAGCGAGGACCGCGGACCGATCGAGGCGGTCCTGAGCGGCGTGGCCGCGGACCTGGCGGCGTTCCTCGTGGTGGAATCTCGTCCGATCGTCAACACCGATCGGCTGGCACCGCTGGGGGAGCGGACGCCGGGAATGGTCCAGGTCACGGGCATCGTCCGCAAGGCCGGCCTCGACGCCGACGAGTTCCTCCGCATCTGGCACGAGGAGCAGCGCCCCTGCGCGATCGAGACGCAGTCGACGTTTCAGTACGTGCGCAACGAGATCGTGCGCCAACTGTCGGGCCCGCCCCAGCCGTGGGCCGCGATCGTCGAGGAGGCGTTCCCCATCGAGGCGATGAGTGACCCGTATGTGTTCTTCGACGCGGTGGGTGACGAGGAGCGGTTCCAGGCGAACATCGGCCGCATGGTCGACACCGTGGCCAGGATGCTGGAGATGGATCAGACCGATGTGACCATCACGAGCGAGTACGTGTTCGAGCGCTGA
- a CDS encoding aminotransferase class V-fold PLP-dependent enzyme has product MSGLPLEPSAADRDELSRGVLEFLHRWIDERDGAPASWPEPDGALLDSLLQAPTDDGVPLDQLLDAIGRAADTGFDTAGGAMLSYIPSGGIYTAALGGLLGAVTNQYTGGAHASPGMTAIEESVVRWMVELFGLPTTGGGVLLSGGSIANQVAVVTARSRLGDDFRDGVVYCSTRTHHSVEKAARIAGINTDRIRLIASDENRRLEMDALARQVAQDRADGLRPMLIVANAGTTDTGAIDPLDACADIAAESGAWFHADAAYGGFFQLTERGRTRMRGIERADSITVDAHKSLFLPFGVGGLLVRERATVVEAHQGRGAYMQDVPSTDLPHYMEMGPELTRPNRGLQVWLALNLHGIQRFRDELDRMLDLAEHAAIRLASIPGVDVLDDPELSVVAFRASSGDDATRRLLDVLVTSREVHVSSTTIDGRVYVRLAFLSQRTTTAIVDRAIDIIASASAD; this is encoded by the coding sequence ATGAGCGGCCTCCCTCTCGAGCCGAGCGCAGCCGATCGCGACGAACTCAGCCGCGGGGTCCTCGAGTTCCTCCACCGGTGGATCGACGAACGGGACGGGGCACCGGCGTCGTGGCCCGAGCCCGACGGCGCGCTCCTCGACTCGCTGCTGCAGGCGCCGACCGACGACGGGGTTCCGCTCGACCAGCTGCTCGACGCAATCGGGCGGGCGGCCGACACCGGGTTCGACACCGCCGGCGGGGCGATGCTGTCGTACATCCCGAGCGGTGGCATCTACACCGCCGCCCTCGGTGGCCTCCTCGGTGCCGTCACGAACCAGTACACCGGCGGTGCCCATGCCAGCCCGGGGATGACCGCGATCGAGGAGTCCGTGGTCCGCTGGATGGTCGAGCTCTTCGGCCTTCCGACGACGGGCGGTGGCGTGTTGCTGTCCGGTGGCTCGATCGCGAACCAGGTCGCGGTCGTGACCGCCCGCTCCCGGCTCGGCGACGACTTCCGCGACGGCGTCGTCTACTGCTCGACGCGCACGCACCACTCGGTCGAGAAGGCCGCCCGCATCGCCGGCATCAACACGGACCGGATCCGCCTGATCGCGTCCGACGAGAACCGCCGGCTCGAGATGGACGCCCTCGCACGGCAGGTGGCCCAGGACAGAGCCGACGGACTCCGTCCGATGCTGATCGTCGCGAACGCAGGGACGACGGACACCGGCGCCATCGACCCCCTCGACGCGTGCGCGGACATCGCGGCGGAGTCCGGCGCGTGGTTCCACGCCGACGCGGCCTACGGCGGCTTCTTCCAGTTGACCGAGCGCGGCCGAACCCGCATGCGCGGCATCGAACGGGCCGATTCGATCACCGTCGACGCCCACAAGTCGCTCTTCCTGCCGTTCGGCGTCGGGGGTCTGCTGGTGCGCGAGCGCGCCACCGTGGTCGAGGCACACCAGGGACGGGGGGCCTACATGCAGGACGTCCCGTCGACCGACCTGCCGCACTACATGGAGATGGGCCCGGAGCTCACCCGACCGAACCGTGGCCTCCAGGTCTGGCTCGCGCTCAACCTGCACGGCATCCAACGCTTCCGCGACGAGCTCGATCGGATGCTCGATCTCGCCGAGCATGCCGCCATCCGCCTGGCGTCGATCCCCGGGGTCGACGTGCTCGACGACCCGGAGCTCTCCGTGGTCGCATTCCGAGCGTCGTCCGGCGACGACGCCACCCGGCGGCTGCTCGATGTGCTCGTCACGTCCCGGGAGGTGCACGTGTCGAGCACGACGATCGACGGTCGGGTCTACGTCCGCCTCGCCTTCCTGAGCCAGCGCACGACCACGGCGATCGTCGATCGCGCCATCGACATCATCGCCTCGGCGTCGGCTGATTGA